The Arachis duranensis cultivar V14167 chromosome 2, aradu.V14167.gnm2.J7QH, whole genome shotgun sequence genome has a window encoding:
- the LOC107474262 gene encoding late embryogenesis abundant protein 1 encodes MSSAQQNFNAGQAQAKTEANFQAAKDSASAAADRAQAAYNTTGQAREENKEEATGLLQQTGEQVKNMAQGAMDTVKHTLGMDKN; translated from the exons ATGTCTAGTGCACAACAAAACTTCAATGCAGGCCAAGCTCAG GCCAAAACTGAAGCAAACTTTCAAGCTGCTAAGGATTCAGCTTCGGCAGCTGCAGATAGAGCTCAAGCAGCTTACAACACGACAGGACAAGCTCGtgaagaaaacaaggaggaAGCTACTGGATTACTCCAACAG ACTGGGGAGCAAGTGAAGAACATGGCTCAAGGTGCTATGGACACTGTGAAGCACACACTTGGGATGGATAAAAACTGA